CGATCTTCTTCTCAGTCCTCTCCTGCTGAGTATATTCACCACTATCCCAGATCTTAACTCGCCCCGCGCCGTAAGCCCCCTCAGGTATCTCACCCTCGAAATCAGCGTAGCTCAACGGGTGATCTTCAACCGCTACAGCCAACCGCTTAACACCCTGCTCCGTCGGAACCCCTTTGGGAACAGCCCACGACTTCAACACGCCATCCATCTCAAGCCGAAAATCGAAGTGGTGATGCGACGCCCAATGCTCATGCACAACAAACCGAGGCATAACCTATCAACATCATGATACAACGCTGAGACATCTAATAACCAGAGCGCCGGCTGACGTTGGATTCTCGACAGCAGTCAGTTACCGGACGAGCATAACCAGTAGCTTAGTAGAAAGAGGAGTGATTACGCTCCTCTCGCTGCGTTTAGATGGCTAATGGTTTAGGTTAGCTCCTCTTCTTGGAATATTGATGAGATGGACTTGGGGATTCCTGGTGGGACGCTGGGTATTTTTTCTCTGAGGCTCTCTTCAGCCAGTGCGGATGCTTCCGCAAGTATTTTCTCAGCGTCTTGGTTAGCGATGCTGAAGTCTAGCTTAGATTCTCCGTTCTGTCCAGCGTTGACAAGTATGTCACTTAATAGGCCTCCGATTTCGGTGAAGTTGTCTTCAGCTGTAGGTATTATGCCTGCGACTCCGCCTTGGATGTTCTTAATCGCGGCGACAGCCGGAGCGAGCGTGACGACGATGTCTCCTAGATCACGTGCAGTTTCAAGTCTGAGCGCTATCGCTTCAAGAGCATATCTAGCCTGTGCAACCAGCCTAGTCATCTTCCTAATCTCAACCAGCTCATTAGCTAAGATCGTCGCGTGGCCGGTGTCACGCTTCTGAATAGTCCGCTCTATCTGCTGGAGAAGCTTCTTGTCCTTATCATTCAGCTTAGCTAAAACCATGTCAAGCTTGTACAGCTGATTCCGAATCGTTCTTTCAGCCTTTTCAAGAGTCTCTTTAAGTGAAGGTGGAGGATTAACGCGA
This window of the Nitrososphaerota archaeon genome carries:
- a CDS encoding Snf7 family protein, producing MTKFSKMWSGESAEPSKPRFTNRFLNRVNPPPSLKETLEKAERTIRNQLYKLDMVLAKLNDKDKKLLQQIERTIQKRDTGHATILANELVEIRKMTRLVAQARYALEAIALRLETARDLGDIVVTLAPAVAAIKNIQGGVAGIIPTAEDNFTEIGGLLSDILVNAGQNGESKLDFSIANQDAEKILAEASALAEESLREKIPSVPPGIPKSISSIFQEEELT
- a CDS encoding 3'-phosphoesterase, which codes for MPRFVVHEHWASHHHFDFRLEMDGVLKSWAVPKGVPTEQGVKRLAVAVEDHPLSYADFEGEIPEGAYGAGRVKIWDSGEYTQQERTEKKIEIAMDGALLKGDYEMVFMKEERGRGQWLIFKRKTTY